One genomic window of Etheostoma spectabile isolate EspeVRDwgs_2016 chromosome 5, UIUC_Espe_1.0, whole genome shotgun sequence includes the following:
- the LOC116689993 gene encoding protein FAM240B, producing the protein MNLALVHDRLHIKTFWEKKINTECQHVESEEQRKNKSALEKLRAEWLVRLENRTKHLKNLDKYAKKVKVEKSPDQAEVQTNGDEEEKL; encoded by the exons ATGAACTTGGCTCTGGTCCACGACAGACTACACATTAAGACGTTCTGGGAGAAGAAGATTAATACTGAATGTCAACATGTTGAGAGCGAAGAGCAGAGAAAGAACAAGAGCGCACTGGAAAA GCTGAGGGCGGAGTGGCTGGTCCGCCTGGAAAACAGAACCAAACACCTGAAGAACCTTGACAAGTACGCCAAGAAGGTCAAGGTGGAGAAGTCTCCCGACCAGGCAGAAGTTCAAACAAACGGGGATGAAGAAGAGAAACTGTGA